The Saprospiraceae bacterium genome includes a window with the following:
- a CDS encoding IS630 family transposase — translation MSLDEKPRPCTHLRRIKEHEEAIITSIACSEPEDGNSRWTIRLIGSKFVELSNFETVSYETIRTVLKKSQLKPWLEKSWCLGPINGEYLARMESILDIYSSEGLDSVGRICFDERPCQLTDDVYSPIPMKGGQVKLVDNEYIRKGTCCLLLAYDIDTGQRYTIVSETRTKADYAKFMDWLEREQYQDKEKIIVIQDNLNTHTKGSFYENLPVQRAGELNRKMDFQFTPKHASWLNMAEIEFSSVSRQCLRRKIATIEEMKVEVFAWQEKRNKASTKISWSFTTDIARCKMANKYQILI, via the coding sequence ATGTCTCTTGACGAAAAGCCTAGACCATGTACTCATTTAAGAAGAATAAAAGAACATGAAGAAGCAATAATTACGAGTATTGCGTGTAGCGAGCCGGAGGATGGTAATAGTCGATGGACAATTCGGCTTATTGGGTCAAAGTTTGTGGAGTTAAGTAATTTTGAGACTGTCTCCTATGAAACGATAAGAACTGTTTTAAAAAAAAGCCAACTTAAGCCTTGGTTAGAAAAATCTTGGTGTTTAGGACCAATCAATGGTGAATATTTAGCCAGAATGGAAAGTATTTTGGATATATACAGTAGCGAAGGGTTAGATTCTGTTGGTAGAATTTGTTTTGATGAACGACCATGCCAATTAACAGATGATGTTTATTCACCTATTCCGATGAAAGGAGGACAAGTAAAATTGGTGGATAATGAATATATTAGGAAAGGCACATGCTGTTTACTATTAGCTTATGATATAGATACTGGTCAACGCTATACAATAGTAAGTGAGACAAGAACAAAAGCGGATTATGCTAAGTTTATGGATTGGCTGGAAAGAGAACAATATCAAGATAAGGAGAAAATAATCGTCATTCAAGATAACTTGAACACGCATACCAAAGGATCGTTTTATGAAAACCTGCCAGTGCAAAGAGCTGGAGAACTAAACAGGAAAATGGATTTTCAATTTACACCCAAACATGCCAGTTGGCTCAATATGGCTGAAATAGAATTTTCATCAGTGAGTCGTCAATGTCTTAGGAGAAAAATCGCAACAATAGAGGAGATGAAGGTAGAAGTATTCGCATGGCAAGAGAAAAGAAATAAAGCATCAACTAAAATATCATGGTCATTCACAACTGACATAGCAAGATGCAAAATGGCTAATAAATATCAAATTTTAATTTAG
- a CDS encoding helix-turn-helix transcriptional regulator, which translates to MSTRNQIIFPKYISTLEKMGENIKIARKRRKLTTTQVAERADISRSTLYQIESGNPSVALGAYFNVLRVFGLQDDFLKLAVDDELGRRLQDLELLK; encoded by the coding sequence ATGAGTACACGAAATCAGATCATATTTCCAAAGTATATCTCAACATTGGAAAAAATGGGTGAAAATATCAAAATAGCCCGCAAACGGAGAAAGTTAACGACCACCCAAGTAGCGGAAAGGGCTGATATATCTCGATCTACACTTTATCAAATAGAATCAGGCAATCCAAGTGTGGCATTAGGAGCATATTTTAATGTACTCAGGGTATTTGGACTACAGGATGATTTTTTGAAGTTGGCCGTAGATGATGAATTGGGAAGAAGGCTTCAGGATTTGGAATTATTAAAGTAA
- a CDS encoding sigma-54-dependent Fis family transcriptional regulator produces MNIQGVKQRFGIIGRSPLLERALNTAMRVAMTDLTVLIQGESGVGKEIFSRIIHELSIRKHNNFIAINCGAIPAGTINSELFGHEKGSFTGAVNERKGYFETVNGGTIFLDEIGEMPLDTQSYLLRILESGEFLRVGSSKVLNTDVRVVAATNVNLEEKIKSGKFRDDLYYRLNTVPIKVPALHERREDIYLLFRKFAGDFAEKYRTDSVFLTDEAKLLLENYRWPGNIRELKNIVEQLSVLSDRKEITVEDLTELAPHLRTRNLPVVTGDNKEYGFHEREILFKFLLEMKSDLSDVKSLVYELIRSNDLTVPDISNIAKLNKVSGVNVESLFSSRQRSESDENADADHFNDNYQVNRPVVLQGGNKQDYHDTEEVEEILSIEEMEKGLIKKALKKYSNKRKDAAEELGISERTLYRKIKEYEIPD; encoded by the coding sequence TTGAATATTCAGGGTGTAAAACAGAGATTTGGTATCATTGGTCGCTCGCCACTTTTGGAGAGAGCATTGAACACTGCCATGAGAGTGGCAATGACCGATCTCACAGTATTGATACAAGGAGAAAGTGGTGTAGGTAAGGAAATTTTCAGCCGGATCATTCATGAGCTAAGTATCAGAAAACATAATAATTTTATTGCGATCAACTGCGGAGCCATCCCAGCCGGAACGATCAACTCTGAATTGTTCGGTCATGAAAAGGGCTCCTTTACCGGTGCAGTTAACGAACGGAAAGGATATTTTGAAACTGTGAACGGAGGTACTATCTTTCTGGATGAAATCGGTGAAATGCCTCTGGACACACAATCTTACCTGCTCAGAATTCTGGAGTCAGGTGAGTTTCTCAGGGTTGGCTCTTCTAAAGTATTGAATACGGATGTTCGTGTCGTGGCGGCAACAAATGTTAATCTTGAAGAAAAAATAAAAAGCGGAAAATTCAGAGATGATCTTTATTACCGGCTCAATACCGTACCTATCAAAGTGCCGGCTTTACACGAAAGAAGGGAAGATATCTATTTACTTTTCAGGAAATTTGCAGGAGATTTTGCAGAAAAATACAGAACAGACTCCGTTTTTCTGACGGATGAAGCCAAATTGCTCTTAGAAAATTACAGATGGCCCGGAAATATCAGGGAACTTAAAAATATTGTAGAACAATTATCCGTCCTGTCAGACCGAAAAGAGATCACAGTGGAAGATTTAACAGAACTTGCACCACATTTAAGGACACGAAATCTGCCCGTTGTTACAGGCGATAACAAAGAATACGGTTTTCATGAAAGAGAAATTCTTTTTAAGTTTCTGCTCGAAATGAAAAGCGACCTGAGTGATGTGAAGTCATTAGTTTATGAATTGATACGATCAAATGATCTGACAGTGCCTGATATTTCTAATATTGCCAAGTTAAATAAGGTCTCCGGTGTTAATGTTGAAAGTCTCTTTTCTTCAAGACAAAGAAGTGAGTCAGATGAAAATGCTGATGCTGATCACTTTAATGACAACTATCAGGTAAATCGTCCGGTTGTGCTCCAGGGAGGTAACAAACAGGATTACCATGACACAGAGGAAGTCGAAGAGATACTTTCCATAGAAGAAATGGAAAAAGGACTCATCAAAAAAGCGCTCAAAAAGTACAGTAATAAACGTAAAGATGCCGCTGAGGAATTAGGAATTTCAGAACGTACTTTGTACCGGAAGATCAAAGAATATGAGATTCCTGATTGA
- a CDS encoding Uma2 family endonuclease: MITDIKQLDMNKTYSYADYLLWRFEERVEIIKGKIMKMSPAPGTRHQRISNNLSSTLTWYFKKSPCNIFTAPFDVRLPISEDLDISKKYKNRAKKLPDGKIMTVVQPDIIVICDENKLDERGCIGAPELVVEILSPGNKHPEIKDKFEIYQQAGVQEYWIVDLQDEFILIYTLVKNKFIGSKPFTNGEVIKSTLLPDFALSVSEIFEK, encoded by the coding sequence ATGATCACAGACATCAAACAACTCGACATGAATAAGACCTATTCTTATGCCGATTATCTTCTTTGGAGGTTTGAAGAGCGAGTGGAAATAATAAAGGGAAAGATCATGAAAATGTCACCTGCTCCCGGGACAAGACATCAAAGAATTTCTAATAATTTGTCCAGCACACTAACCTGGTATTTTAAAAAGAGTCCGTGCAATATCTTTACAGCTCCGTTTGATGTACGATTGCCTATTTCGGAAGATCTGGATATTTCCAAAAAATATAAAAATAGAGCTAAAAAACTACCTGATGGAAAGATAATGACGGTTGTGCAACCGGATATTATTGTGATATGTGATGAAAATAAGCTTGACGAAAGAGGTTGTATCGGTGCCCCTGAATTAGTTGTCGAGATATTGTCTCCAGGCAACAAACATCCTGAGATAAAGGACAAATTTGAAATATATCAGCAAGCAGGAGTTCAGGAGTATTGGATAGTGGACTTGCAGGATGAGTTTATACTCATTTATACTTTGGTAAAAAATAAATTTATTGGCAGCAAACCCTTTACGAATGGCGAAGTAATCAAATCTACTTTACTTCCTGACTTTGCATTAAGTGTGAGTGAGATATTCGAAAAATAA
- the miaB gene encoding tRNA (N6-isopentenyl adenosine(37)-C2)-methylthiotransferase MiaB: protein MYDDNVTLQDVTKEIDEDKQGEVLYYDQHIPGLKKFYIESYGCAMNFSDSEIVASILAEEGYGPTREMETADLILVNTCSIREKAEDNIRQRLSVFNKLKRRKPDLMIGVLGCMAERLKSKLLEQEKLVDIVVGPDAYRDLPNLISRADEGEKGINVLLSREETYADISPLRLDSNGVIAFISIMRGCDNMCSFCVVPFTRGRERSRDPYSILAEAQDLFDRGFREVTLLGQNVDSYKWSNPDGTEHVNFAQLLERVALVHPDLRIRFSTSHPKDITDEVLYTIAKYENICDYIHLPVQSGNSRILALMNRTYDREWYMDRVNAINRIIPDCAISADIITGFCSETEEEHQDTLSIIEWAKFSMSYMFYYSERPGTPAAKKLTDDIPEDIKKRRLQEVVDIQRLVSLEHNLADIGKVFKVLVEGDSKKSKLDFKGRNSQNKMINFPKAECVKPGEYVMVRVTEANAGTLRGEIVVKH, encoded by the coding sequence ATGTATGATGATAATGTGACTCTTCAGGATGTAACAAAAGAGATTGATGAAGACAAGCAAGGTGAAGTGTTGTATTATGATCAACATATACCCGGTTTAAAAAAATTCTATATCGAATCATACGGATGCGCAATGAACTTCAGTGATTCAGAGATTGTAGCATCTATCCTTGCCGAAGAAGGTTATGGACCTACCCGTGAGATGGAAACCGCAGACCTGATATTGGTCAATACCTGTTCCATACGTGAAAAAGCAGAAGATAATATAAGACAAAGACTGAGTGTTTTTAACAAACTGAAACGCCGCAAGCCGGATCTGATGATAGGCGTACTCGGATGTATGGCTGAGCGACTCAAATCCAAATTATTAGAGCAGGAAAAATTAGTGGATATTGTAGTTGGTCCTGACGCATATCGTGATCTTCCCAATCTGATTTCCAGAGCGGATGAAGGTGAAAAGGGTATAAACGTCTTGCTTTCGAGAGAAGAGACTTATGCAGACATATCTCCACTCAGATTGGATAGTAATGGTGTGATCGCTTTTATTTCTATCATGCGGGGTTGTGATAATATGTGTTCATTTTGTGTGGTGCCCTTTACCAGAGGGAGAGAACGAAGCAGAGATCCTTATTCTATCCTAGCGGAAGCGCAGGACTTGTTTGACAGAGGATTCAGAGAAGTAACTTTACTTGGTCAGAATGTGGATTCATATAAATGGTCAAATCCTGATGGTACAGAACATGTTAATTTTGCACAATTATTGGAAAGAGTCGCATTGGTTCATCCTGATCTGAGAATACGATTTTCCACTTCTCATCCTAAAGATATCACTGACGAAGTATTATACACTATAGCCAAATATGAAAATATCTGCGATTACATCCATTTGCCGGTACAGTCGGGCAATAGCCGTATTCTGGCACTGATGAATCGTACTTATGATCGGGAATGGTACATGGACAGAGTCAACGCGATCAACCGAATTATTCCTGATTGTGCCATTTCAGCAGATATTATCACTGGCTTTTGTTCAGAAACGGAAGAAGAACATCAGGATACACTCAGCATTATTGAGTGGGCAAAGTTCAGTATGTCCTACATGTTTTATTACTCTGAGAGACCCGGCACGCCGGCAGCAAAAAAATTGACAGATGATATACCTGAGGATATAAAAAAACGCAGACTACAGGAAGTGGTTGATATACAAAGGTTGGTATCATTGGAGCACAATCTGGCAGATATCGGTAAAGTTTTTAAAGTCCTTGTTGAAGGAGATTCCAAAAAATCAAAGTTGGATTTTAAAGGCCGCAACAGTCAGAATAAAATGATCAATTTTCCAAAAGCAGAATGTGTAAAACCAGGTGAATATGTTATGGTAAGAGTTACTGAAGCCAATGCGGGAACATTGCGGGGTGAGATAGTTGTAAAACATTGA
- a CDS encoding Smr/MutS family protein, with the protein MYLYPRDIKEKLEFNKVIDHIKSECLSEMAKTYFDQLEILTDMAVISQLLNETEEYRKSLERNEHIPIFSFQSIGNDIRMLRKEGYVLDIESIRNIYLIVSIGLDLQKYFLDIEKAKFNPLIHQLVSGIIIDKSLINEIDRVLDDEGEVRPNASEELLRISKQIKSRERELDKVFNSELELYKTKGLLLDTHESLRNGRRVLTVAVEHKRKVGGIIHDESATGKTVYIEPEKVININQEIYNLYAERRHEIYKILRDLCTFIRPYADSLIITESILVKMDTIRAKGKFAYRINAKKPYLQEKPIFGFNTAFNPVLTLKFEHTATPVVPFDLELHGNNRILVLSGPNAGGKSVAMKSVGLIQMMLQAGLLVPADENSRFGIFEKIFVDIGDQQSLEDDLSTYSSHLQNMRVTTESADKKTLVLIDEFGSGTDPKIGGAIAEAVLNNLNHKKIFGVITTHYSNLKFFAFKTHGIVNGSMEFDKNHLIPTFRMHIGKPGSSFAYEIAEKIGLDQQIVKYAQHKTGKNEKAIDEMLISLMAEKKEYEDKMAALLEKQDRIDRLMKSYEQMNADLDIRKKKLKLQSKENAAIHIMDQHKEAERVLKEIRHSKNEEKAKQTLEALKEKQEKTLKELKEIKKDVFEHESTVIHEKPMIGSHVRMRNGSSIGQIIQIQKEIAEVQMGFMNLKIPIIDLIVTKEPIETRKKSVNTDMVSGKDRPETKIDLREYTKSDALHFLQEFMDRALLNNLYELKIIHGVGTGVMKKEVRKMLNEYKDIKKIWHPDAEYGGDGVTYVQL; encoded by the coding sequence ATGTATTTGTATCCTAGAGACATTAAAGAAAAACTGGAATTCAACAAAGTCATCGACCACATCAAGTCTGAATGTCTTTCTGAGATGGCCAAAACATATTTTGATCAGTTGGAAATACTGACCGATATGGCTGTTATCAGTCAGTTATTAAATGAAACAGAAGAATACAGAAAATCGCTTGAAAGAAATGAACATATACCGATATTTTCATTTCAGTCCATAGGTAATGATATCCGGATGCTTCGCAAAGAAGGATATGTACTCGATATAGAAAGTATCAGAAATATATACCTTATCGTATCAATCGGTTTGGATTTGCAGAAATATTTTTTAGACATTGAGAAAGCAAAATTCAATCCACTGATCCATCAATTGGTTTCAGGCATCATCATAGATAAAAGTTTGATTAATGAAATAGACAGAGTCTTGGATGATGAAGGGGAAGTGCGTCCGAATGCATCTGAAGAATTACTGCGAATATCCAAACAAATAAAGTCCCGCGAGAGAGAACTGGACAAAGTATTTAACAGCGAACTGGAACTATATAAAACAAAAGGACTTCTTTTAGATACACATGAAAGTCTCAGAAATGGACGAAGAGTTCTTACTGTAGCGGTTGAGCATAAAAGAAAAGTTGGCGGAATCATCCACGATGAGTCAGCAACCGGCAAAACTGTCTATATCGAACCTGAAAAAGTGATAAATATCAATCAGGAAATTTATAATTTGTATGCTGAACGAAGGCATGAAATCTATAAAATACTCCGTGATTTATGTACATTTATCAGGCCGTATGCAGATAGTCTGATTATTACTGAAAGTATTTTAGTCAAGATGGACACCATCAGAGCCAAAGGAAAATTTGCTTACAGAATTAATGCTAAAAAACCTTACCTACAGGAAAAACCAATCTTTGGTTTCAACACTGCTTTCAACCCTGTTCTTACACTGAAATTTGAACACACTGCAACTCCTGTCGTTCCATTTGATCTCGAATTACATGGGAATAATAGGATACTTGTCTTGAGTGGACCCAATGCAGGGGGAAAATCGGTTGCCATGAAATCTGTCGGACTCATACAAATGATGTTGCAGGCAGGATTATTGGTGCCGGCGGACGAAAATTCAAGATTTGGTATATTCGAAAAAATATTTGTGGACATTGGTGACCAGCAATCTCTCGAAGATGACCTGAGTACCTATAGCTCACATCTTCAGAATATGCGGGTTACGACCGAAAGTGCAGATAAAAAAACATTAGTACTCATCGATGAGTTCGGTTCCGGTACTGATCCCAAGATCGGAGGAGCGATAGCAGAAGCTGTACTAAATAACCTGAATCATAAAAAGATTTTTGGTGTCATCACTACGCATTATTCCAACCTCAAGTTTTTTGCTTTTAAAACCCACGGGATTGTAAACGGTTCTATGGAATTTGATAAAAACCATCTGATTCCTACCTTTCGAATGCATATCGGCAAGCCGGGGAGTTCATTTGCATACGAAATTGCTGAAAAAATTGGATTGGACCAACAAATAGTAAAGTACGCTCAACACAAAACCGGCAAAAATGAAAAAGCCATTGATGAAATGCTTATCTCATTGATGGCAGAGAAAAAGGAATACGAAGATAAAATGGCTGCTCTGTTAGAAAAACAAGACCGAATCGACCGGCTGATGAAGTCTTACGAACAAATGAACGCAGATCTGGATATCAGAAAGAAAAAACTAAAACTGCAATCCAAAGAAAATGCTGCCATCCACATCATGGATCAGCATAAAGAAGCGGAGCGGGTTCTGAAAGAAATCAGACATTCCAAAAATGAAGAAAAAGCGAAGCAAACACTGGAAGCACTGAAGGAAAAGCAGGAAAAAACATTGAAAGAACTTAAGGAAATTAAAAAAGATGTCTTTGAACATGAAAGTACTGTCATTCATGAAAAACCCATGATTGGCTCACATGTACGAATGCGAAATGGTAGCAGTATCGGTCAGATTATACAAATCCAAAAAGAAATTGCAGAAGTTCAGATGGGATTTATGAATTTAAAAATTCCAATTATTGATCTGATTGTTACAAAAGAACCCATTGAAACCCGCAAAAAATCTGTCAATACGGACATGGTATCCGGCAAAGACCGACCCGAAACAAAAATTGATCTCAGAGAATATACAAAATCAGACGCACTTCACTTTCTGCAGGAGTTTATGGATAGAGCTCTCTTGAACAATCTTTATGAACTAAAAATTATACATGGAGTAGGAACCGGTGTCATGAAAAAAGAAGTTCGTAAAATGCTGAATGAGTATAAAGACATCAAAAAAATATGGCACCCCGATGCCGAATATGGCGGCGACGGAGTGACATATGTTCAGCTGTGA
- a CDS encoding T9SS type A sorting domain-containing protein, whose product MKRNFTLFFSLTLLIFSISISAQENIRIETFQRPYVPLEDGLNLTEGETWDDPDVIIPLALRSQFFDSDTNFYLYNIGTGGEVFVLTQQGLVKGLVPVAYDLIDRGYLDGENLSPLSANISGIPGDRILKLEWSNVGFYTELNENGVSDSYLNFQVWVYEGSPYIEYHYGPSDIQFDPETFLNGVKMLAAIITEYDLEDESMPIVLSVLEGNPANPTIKKITFTDEENFGSSGLDNYPTDSTVYRFYLGASSAKDFWANLSDITIQSNITSEYISLVSNDLNHDKNINVIITDINGKMCSAGNFRTLDQIDVRSLSSGQYFVKVQEPGKSPKVLRFVKI is encoded by the coding sequence ATGAAACGCAACTTTACTTTATTTTTTTCATTGACATTATTGATATTTTCTATCAGCATTTCCGCACAGGAAAATATCAGGATAGAAACTTTTCAAAGACCCTATGTTCCATTGGAGGATGGTTTAAATCTTACCGAAGGAGAGACATGGGATGATCCTGATGTTATAATACCTTTGGCTCTCAGGTCGCAATTTTTTGACTCCGACACTAACTTTTACCTATACAATATTGGAACTGGTGGAGAAGTTTTCGTGTTGACACAACAAGGATTAGTTAAAGGGCTGGTACCCGTAGCTTATGATTTGATTGACAGAGGCTATCTTGATGGTGAGAATTTGTCTCCTTTATCAGCCAATATTTCCGGTATTCCGGGAGACAGGATATTAAAACTTGAATGGTCTAATGTCGGGTTTTATACTGAATTGAATGAAAATGGTGTCTCCGATAGTTATTTAAATTTTCAGGTTTGGGTGTATGAGGGCAGCCCTTATATAGAATATCATTATGGGCCTTCTGATATCCAATTTGATCCTGAAACTTTTTTAAATGGCGTAAAAATGTTGGCGGCTATTATTACAGAATATGACCTTGAAGATGAAAGTATGCCCATAGTTTTATCTGTTTTGGAAGGTAATCCTGCAAATCCAACAATTAAAAAAATAACTTTTACCGATGAAGAAAATTTTGGTTCTTCAGGTTTGGACAACTATCCGACAGACAGCACTGTGTATAGATTTTATCTTGGTGCGAGCTCTGCTAAGGACTTCTGGGCAAATTTATCCGACATTACCATTCAGTCTAATATTACCTCTGAATATATCAGTTTAGTCAGTAATGATTTAAATCATGACAAAAATATAAACGTTATCATCACAGATATAAACGGAAAAATGTGTTCTGCCGGAAATTTCAGAACACTTGATCAGATTGACGTGAGAAGTCTTTCTTCCGGTCAGTATTTTGTCAAAGTTCAGGAACCAGGTAAATCTCCAAAAGTACTGAGGTTTGTAAAAATATAA
- a CDS encoding T9SS type A sorting domain-containing protein has translation MHDFFELLPYTLALYCANITITHICLLTFLCLQQTLISSINFQVWIYEGSPYIEFHYGPSDFQSELDSLSDFENSIIAPLIATYYNLENDEVEMWVLEGSMENPVIRKTNFIDTNGDETDIVGLDDYPTDGTVYRFYLGASVAKEFWANLSDITIQSNMTSEYIRLVSSDLNHDKNINVVITDINGKVVSTGNFRAFDQIDVRSLSTGQYFVKVQEKGKSPKVLRFVKI, from the coding sequence ATGCACGACTTTTTTGAGCTTTTGCCATATACTCTTGCACTTTATTGTGCAAATATAACCATTACGCATATATGTTTACTCACTTTTTTATGCCTTCAGCAGACCCTAATTAGTTCTATCAATTTTCAGGTTTGGATTTATGAAGGAAGTCCTTATATAGAATTCCATTACGGTCCTTCAGATTTTCAGTCTGAGCTGGATAGTCTTTCTGATTTTGAGAATTCTATAATTGCACCATTAATAGCTACATATTATAACCTTGAAAATGATGAAGTAGAAATGTGGGTACTGGAAGGAAGTATGGAAAATCCAGTTATCAGGAAAACTAATTTTATTGATACTAATGGTGATGAGACTGATATTGTTGGCCTGGACGACTATCCTACAGATGGTACTGTTTATAGGTTTTATCTTGGTGCAAGTGTTGCGAAGGAGTTTTGGGCAAATTTGTCAGACATCACCATACAATCAAATATGACTTCTGAATATATCAGATTGGTAAGTTCTGATTTAAATCATGACAAGAATATAAATGTGGTTATCACAGATATAAACGGCAAAGTGGTTTCTACAGGAAATTTCAGAGCATTTGATCAGATCGATGTGAGAAGTCTATCTACCGGTCAATATTTTGTGAAAGTTCAGGAGAAAGGTAAATCTCCAAAAGTACTGAGATTTGTAAAAATATAG
- a CDS encoding IS5 family transposase — protein MAKAQKSRASKLRYLSPSVVPLPGFETPFDQHLDKNNRWVKLAQLIPWDSIVNIYLSKLKNQKLGADSINPRVVIGAMIIKHINDFSDRETVLQIQENVYMQYFIGFSSFSNQAPFDASLFVEFRNRLGPEDINKINEKIVKIYQQSIDESSEDGNIKNDTVEHKDKSEAIPPEVSVPTQDDVTQSTTVSDEVEKVNVIRDKKVELRGSLIMDATVCPQEIAYPTDLDLLNESREQSEKLIDGLMDYIREWTALKIKKPRTYRKVARTHYLKIAQKKTRSRSEIRKGIRQQLQYLKRNIKHLHWLLDQIGVIVFDKKAYKYFLVIQHLYDQQKTMYDTKTHSIENRIVSIHQPHVRPIKMGNNNSDTEFGAKIQSSLMDGFVFIDELNWEAFNEGTRLKLSVENYKRRLGYYPQKVLADKIYCTRENRNFLKEMGIELRAKPLGRPKALSNQVRPGERNPIEGKFGQAKRGYGLDKIRAKLASTSESWISTIILVLNLVKLAGTALYCLTQSIVKHFKQWCTLQVNQLLLILLSMVQPRKYWGSG, from the coding sequence ATGGCAAAAGCTCAAAAAAGTCGTGCATCAAAGCTTCGATATCTTAGTCCGAGTGTGGTTCCATTACCTGGATTTGAGACTCCCTTTGACCAACATTTGGACAAAAATAACAGGTGGGTAAAGTTGGCTCAACTCATACCTTGGGATAGCATAGTAAATATTTACTTGTCCAAGTTAAAGAATCAGAAACTGGGAGCTGACAGCATAAATCCTCGTGTAGTGATAGGAGCTATGATTATCAAACATATTAATGATTTTAGTGACAGAGAGACCGTACTGCAAATACAGGAGAATGTCTACATGCAGTATTTTATAGGCTTTAGTAGTTTTAGTAATCAAGCACCATTTGATGCTTCACTTTTCGTAGAGTTTCGTAATCGTTTAGGTCCGGAAGATATCAATAAAATAAACGAAAAGATTGTAAAAATCTATCAACAATCGATTGACGAGAGTAGCGAAGATGGAAACATAAAAAATGATACTGTTGAACATAAAGATAAATCTGAAGCAATTCCTCCGGAGGTTAGTGTACCCACACAAGATGACGTGACACAATCAACGACAGTCTCCGACGAAGTAGAAAAAGTAAATGTAATACGTGATAAAAAAGTAGAATTACGTGGTTCACTGATCATGGATGCGACGGTATGTCCGCAGGAGATAGCATATCCTACAGATTTGGATTTGCTAAATGAATCTCGGGAACAGTCTGAGAAGTTAATAGATGGATTGATGGATTACATAAGAGAATGGACCGCATTGAAAATAAAAAAGCCGAGGACGTACAGGAAGGTAGCACGCACACATTATTTGAAGATAGCGCAAAAGAAGACCAGAAGCCGCTCTGAAATTAGAAAAGGAATCAGGCAGCAACTACAATACCTCAAAAGAAATATTAAACATCTTCACTGGCTGTTGGATCAAATAGGAGTGATTGTATTTGATAAAAAGGCATATAAGTATTTTTTGGTGATTCAACATTTGTACGACCAACAAAAGACTATGTATGATACCAAGACACATAGTATTGAAAACCGTATAGTGAGTATCCACCAACCACATGTGAGACCAATAAAAATGGGGAACAATAATTCGGATACAGAATTTGGAGCAAAGATACAATCTAGCTTGATGGACGGATTTGTGTTTATAGACGAGTTGAACTGGGAAGCATTTAATGAGGGTACAAGATTAAAATTGAGTGTAGAAAACTACAAAAGGCGACTGGGCTATTATCCCCAAAAAGTATTGGCGGATAAGATATATTGTACGAGAGAGAATCGAAACTTCCTCAAAGAAATGGGTATAGAGCTACGGGCAAAACCATTAGGAAGACCGAAGGCATTGTCAAATCAAGTAAGACCCGGAGAAAGAAATCCCATTGAAGGAAAGTTTGGTCAGGCAAAGCGGGGGTATGGTCTTGACAAGATAAGAGCAAAGCTGGCTTCAACGAGTGAATCATGGATTTCCACCATTATACTGGTGCTCAACCTAGTCAAGTTGGCTGGGACAGCACTGTATTGCCTAACACAAAGCATTGTAAAACATTTTAAGCAATGGTGTACCTTGCAGGTAAATCAGTTGTTATTAATATTGTTGAGTATGGTCCAGCCCAGAAAGTACTGGGGATCAGGTTGA